A single window of Gossypium hirsutum isolate 1008001.06 chromosome A10, Gossypium_hirsutum_v2.1, whole genome shotgun sequence DNA harbors:
- the LOC121207605 gene encoding sigma factor binding protein 1, chloroplastic — MDALRVHQMKRSKKSSKRSNSKKDFKVVYISTPVKVETCASQFRALVQELTGKDSDVADRLADYDSSTPDNSPTNSDMTRVAAGDRVNNGQPLLNSSIIGSVFDPFCDEIMSEGSFMGMFTSKLSHGPSQFDVITGFGSV; from the coding sequence ATGGATGCACTCCGTGTTCATCAAATGAAAAGATCAAAGAAAAGCTCAAAGAGAAGCAACTCCAAGAAAGATTTTAAAGTCGTCTATATTTCAACTCCCGTGAAGGTCGAGACGTGTGCATCGCAGTTTCGAGCTCTGGTGCAAGAACTCACAGGCAAAGACTCCGATGTTGCCGACCGGTTGGCCGACTACGACAGCAGCACTCCCGATAATTCTCCAACCAATTCCGACATGACAAGGGTTGCTGCAGGTGATCGTGTTAATAATGGTCAGCCTTTGCTTAATTCTAGCATTATTGGATCGGTGTTTGATCCATTTTGTGATGAAATTATGTCGGAAGGGAGTTTCATGGGGATGTTTACATCAAAATTGTCTCATGGTCCTTCTCAATTTGATGTTATTACAGGCTTTGGTTCAGTCTAA